CACTCACCCGCGAAAGCGGGCTGTCGCACTTCAACGCCATCAAGCTGCTGCATTTCGCCATCGATGGCATGACGGCCTTCACCACCTGGCCGCTGCGCGTGGTCACGCTGATCGGCCTGCTCGCCGCCGTGGTGGCGTTCCTCTACGGCTCCTGGGTCGTGCTGTCCTATTTCATCTGGGGCAACCACGTGTCGGGCTGGAGCACGCTGATCGTCTGCATCCTGCTGTTCTCGAGCTTGCAGATGATGTCGCTCGGCGTGATGGGCGAATACATTGCGCGCATCTTCGAGGAGGTCAAGCGCCGGCCGGTCTACATCGTGTCGGAAGAGCACGGCAGCGGCCTGCCGCGCAAGCGCCGCAACACGCTGTATCCGCTCTCGGGTGGGGCCAACACGGTCCATCCCGATCTGCCCGATCCGCTGCCGGATGATGTGACACTGCAGTAGGCCGCACGTGCCCGCCACCAGGGAGAGGCCTCAATGCCGATGCGTCGCCGAGCGGAACGCCCACAGCTTGCCGAGCACATAGGTGCCCGCAGCCACCGCCAGCAGCACGATCGCCAGCAGCAAGTCGTAGCGCCAGGGCAGCCATTGCAGCGCCAGCGCATAGGCGCCCTGATTGACCGCGAAGCCGGCGGCAGACACCGCAAGAAAGCGCGGCAGCGCCTGCCGCCAGGGCGCGCCGTGTTCGGCAAAGGTCCAGAGGGCATGGCCGGCAAACGAGACGCCGAAGGCAACCATCCAGCCCAGCACATTGGCCGGCAGCGGGCGCAGCCAGCCTGCCTCCACCAGCAGGCGCACCACGCCCCAGTGTACGGCTGCCGCGCAGCAGCCCACGACAATGAAGCGCAGTGGCGGGGGCAGGAGGTGAAGCATGGTGCAGCAAGCAGGGCAAAATGATCGAAGCGGCCAT
The DNA window shown above is from Brachymonas denitrificans and carries:
- a CDS encoding GtrA family protein codes for the protein MLHLLPPPLRFIVVGCCAAAVHWGVVRLLVEAGWLRPLPANVLGWMVAFGVSFAGHALWTFAEHGAPWRQALPRFLAVSAAGFAVNQGAYALALQWLPWRYDLLLAIVLLAVAAGTYVLGKLWAFRSATHRH